A DNA window from Tachysurus vachellii isolate PV-2020 chromosome 20, HZAU_Pvac_v1, whole genome shotgun sequence contains the following coding sequences:
- the ltn1 gene encoding E3 ubiquitin-protein ligase listerin isoform X2: MGGKNKQRTKGNVRPSSSGRAAELLARGNGLVPGFVGFGVSTSKEPGYVPAVHGAEEIDNLVDADFRLVLRKLSKKDTVTKLKAVQEFGAMCQERDSDIVKGVLPYWPRIYCKISMDHDRRLREATQQAFEQLILKVKRNLAPYLKGLMGHWLIAQCDIHSPAASAANVAFQAAFPLNKQSEALSYCKDEVLTVLQDNLLKETADTLSDPQIVPEEERQAKYVRVLTSSLLALKKLLNSLSVSDREALSQRLVHIISQGKFWKYSKHNTPQVRGAFFKAVAALCELVPELIQTEAARASSAVLLSINDSDPVVLPPLWEAVLHIISSIQDCWSHVNAQKAVLPKLWALLREGGRGLATSLHPNMLPFISKLPGDVTEPKLDFCSTFLSSIIKGLSSERALVSPSERAAIVFATMESLRFLLLQNVGEDPEQRAIQNMLLSEQLIPLIDKALGSQALQSGPLFPEITEMLVSWEKRAVGNEATTFLRLLSDFWEGLGCICVQYVDREEQQVEQVVLQGIASLLQIMQNPDSYCTKQGKKKKSVKVCFSEEEVKVHAEENLSQTPDMETLKRQEKQQNSPLRSSHLLELVCQLAELNMVYVSERDSERHLRFLALLLQAFPKAEVFQGLLIPDDGKTEAELGTELTENPGIQFLLQRVMVWLEQDDRKDTDFLVDMLFSCLQCCGSNTEQTLVLNHITVDLKWGVILQIIEKACADAGCLEVCVGWFRGSVLGERVVRLASELCALGLKGSPSASPTLDQDNHSWRLISLALSQQHDDEPLIGKVYVEQIIERLRATLSEAKGMSDAGNMEPLVSFISDVAFNFFSSLKGCLLLAAAVELLLTIFQLCAQDQMLTHLSDPLREKLKHAYTAGVQSLVTHLGAGVTKGTILHSAAVWVKNQLLTSTLNVKSLQVLVQAVQSLTDTLASAQTTGSLLSQFICCLTPTSEEWAELREALPPQWVKRPLLYGRFKTICMNPGMEVWKVKALKTLPAHLCASALLGKIIFSAVSAHEQQEETDAVELSDPGHKAEILYALQWCEEMEHCSPLVSEYHKILQDWDIVQKVHSNSCAVLENLFARSRKEGALWSLTLANYIQNSKSVESHITSLYDNVESFYPLSEQNVSTIHVLCPYMNTTEREALITLSISELLNWQEKAQDCAQSVWACLAVLDCCLQSETPVEDEILLAVMATMLEWRNSKEEWFLFNSDLGNATAEQLALPVEMMRFLSWMVKHSPTVLGSTHWDFLLCSMLAWLETASECSRAFWNPCVQQFVQANSELIVTLNEFFTAPPAGVMEQLPPDLSFEWQEFFMEGIHNLLLPLLIKIPAEFSEPDEATFPVAVVEGLGEALRYIPIQLLIHNKLPARFIADQRSNLPDALQTLLNTLTPLLLFKSRPLQLAAYNILHKIMPSLPESDNENGSTKSDEEDEEEQSLSPPAAVMSILTATEELVENILGSVQVGEFAVVQPLSMEHCCILGYLLAWKLLLVFFNASPSQLRVQYCLHLKKTRSLHKLLPHLFRLMPENPALPGQLTETASRDPKSFFTESLSLSLHQKDSLQFEVPHLACSVYYSALKDLPAMVRLWWNSQEKRVVSIVDKFTSKYVSSVLSAQEIASVQSSTQTFDSMTVKARTATREVIATYSVDDIFIELVIQLPQNYPLGSIIVESGRRVGVAVQQWRNWMLQLSTYLTHQNGSIMEGLSLWKNNVDKRFEGVEDCMICFSVIHGSNYSLPKKGCRTCKKKFHSACLYKWFTSSNKSTCPLCRETFF, translated from the exons ATGGgtgggaaaaataaacaaaggacGAAAGGAAATGTTCGG CCTTCTAGCAGTGGCAGAGCTGCTGAACTGTTAGCTCGGGGAAATGGACTGGTCCCTGGGTTTGTTGGATTTGGGGTTTCGACCTCAAAAGAACCTGGATATGTTCCTGCGGTCCATGGTGCCGAGGAAATAGACAATCTGGTGGATGCTGATTTTCGGTTGGTTTTGAGGAAATTGTCCAAGAAAGATACAGTCACGAAACTGAAG GCTGTACAAGAATTTGGAGCTATGTGTCAAGAGCGTGACTCAGACATAGTCAAAGGGGTTCTTCCATACTGGCCGCGTATATATTGCAAAATATCAATG GATCATGATAGACGACTTCGAGAAGCCACACAGCAAGCATTTGAACAGCTGATTCTGAAAGTCAAGCGTAACCTCGCCCCATACCTTAAAGGATTAATGGGTCACTGGCTCATAGCACAGTGCGACATCCATTCTCCTGCTGCCTCTGCTGCTAATGTCGCCTTCCAGGCTGCTTTCCCGCTTAACAAACAGTCTGAGGCTCTCAGCTACTGCAAAGATGAAGTATTGACC GTGCTCCAAGACAATCTGCTCAAGGAAACAGCCGACACTCTAAGCGATCCACA GATTGTACCAGAGGAGGAGCGACAGGCAAAATACGTGCGTGTGCTGACCAGCTCGCTGCTGGCTCTCAAGAAACTGCTCAACTCTTTATCCGTGTCCGACCGGGAGGCTCTCAGCCAGCGGCTCGTTCACATAATCTCACAAGGGAAATTCTGGAAGTATAGCAAACATAACACCCCACAG GTCAGAGGGGCGTTTTTTAAAGCGGTAGCTGCGTTGTGTGAACTTGTGCCTGAACTTATTCAGACCGAAGCAGCTCGAGCTTCTTCTGCTGTACTCCTAAGTATCAACGACTCGGATCCTGTCGTGTTGCCGCCGCTTTGGgaagctgttctgcacattatCTCAAGTATACAG GATTGTTGGTCTCATGTAAACGCTCAGAAAGCTGTTCTGCCCAAGCTTTGGGCTCTGTTGAGAGAAGGAGGACGTGGTCTGGCAACCTCCCTCCACCCCAACATGCTTCCATTTATCAGCAAACTGCCAGGAGACGTCACTGAACCTAAACTAGATTTCTGTAGCACGTTCCTCTCTTCCATTATTAAAGG TCTTTCCAGTGAGCGTGCATTAGTCAGCCCATCAGAAAGAGCAGCCATTGTCTTTGCTACCATGGAGTCCCTTCGTTTTCTTCTGCTACAGAACGTGGGAGAGGATCCGGAGCAGCGAGCCATACAGAACATGCTCCTCTCAGAGCAA CTTATCCCTTTGATAGACAAAGCCCTTGGAAGCCAAGCATTGCAAAGCGGGCCTCTGTTCCCTGAGATCACAGAGATGCTAGTCTCATGGGAGAAGCGTGCAGTGGGAAACGAGGCCACCACTTTCCTCAGACTTCTGTCAGATTTCTGGGAGGGTTTAGGCTGCATCTGTGTACAATATGTGGATCGTGAGGAGCAGCAGGTTGAGCAGGTGGTGTTGCAAGGCATTGCTTCACTATTGCAGATCATGCAGAATCCAGACAGCTATTGCACCAAACaagggaagaaaaagaaatctgttAAGGTATGCTTCTCTGAGGAAGAGGTGAAAGTGCATGCAGAGGAAAACCTGAGCCAAACTCCAGACATGGAGACCTTAAAGAGGCAGGAGAAGCAGCAGAATTCTCCCCTGAGGAGCAGCCACCTGTTGGAGCTGGTCTGCCAGCTGGCTGAACTGAACatggtgtatgtgagtgagcgTGACTCAGAAAGGCACCTGCGCTTCCTGGCTTTATTGCTGCAGGCTTTCCCAAAGGCCGAAGTTTTCCAAGGGCTGCTCATACCAGATGATGGGAAGACAGAGGCGGAATTGGGGACTGAGTTGACAGAAAATCCAGGCATCCAGTTCCTCCTGCAGAGGGTGATGGTTTGGCTCGAGCAGGACGACAGGAAAGACACAGACTTCCTTGTGGACATGTTGTTCAGTTGTTTGCAATGCTGTGGCTCAAACACAGAGCAGACTCTTGTACTCAACCACATCACC gTGGACTTAAAATGGGGTGTTATTCTGCAGATAATTGAAAAG gcATGTGCTGATGCTGGGTGTTTGGAGGTATGTGTAGGATGGTTCAGAGGGTCTGTTTTAGGTGAGCGTGTGGTTAGACTGGCTAGTGAGCTGTGTGCTTTGGGGCTGAAAGGTTCTCCCTCTGCGTCACCTACCTTGGATCAAGATAACCACAGCTGGCGGCTCATTAGTCTGGCACTATCCCAACAACATGATGATG AGCCCCTAATAGGAAAGGTGTACGTAGAACAGATCATTGAGAGGCTTCGTGCTACACTGTCCGAGGCGAAGGGCATGTCTGATGCTGGCAACATGGAACCCCTGGTCTCCTTTATATCTGATGTAGCATTTAACTTCTTCTCATCATTAAAGGGCTGTTTACTGCTGGCTGCTGCTGTGGAGCTGCTGCTCACTATTTTCCAGCTTTGTGCTCAGGATCAGATGCTAACTCACCTTTCAG ACCCTCTGAGGGAGAAGCTGAAACATGCATACACAGCTGGGGTTCAGTCATTGGTTACGCACCTGGGGGCAGGTGTAACAAAGGGTACCATCCTCCACAGTGCGGCAGTGTGGGTTAAAAACCAACTACTCACCTCTACTCTCAATGTGAAAAG TCTGCAGGTTCTGGTACAGGCGGTGCAGAGCTTAACTGACACTTTAGCTTCTGCTCAGACAACCGGCTCTCTGCTGTCTCAGTTCATCTGCTGCCTTACTCCAACAAGTGAGGAGTGGGCCGAGCTTAGAGAAGCCCTACCACCTCAG TGGGTGAAGCGGCCTTTGCTGTATGGACGCTTTAAAACAATTTGCATGAATCCTGGCATGGAGGTGTGGAAGGTCAAGGCTTTAAAGACACTCCCTGCACACCTGTGTGCCAGTGCTCTGCTGGGTAAGATCATCTTCAGTGCAGTGTCAGCTCATGAGCAGCAGGAGGAGACAGACGCTGTCGAGCTTTCTGATCCTGGACACAAAG CAGAAATTCTCTACGCACTGCAGTGGTGTGAAGAGATGGAACATTGCTCTCCGTTGGTGTCTGAATATCACAAAATTCTTCAAGACTGGGACATAGTTCAGAAAGTGCATTCAAACAGTTGTGCCGTTTTGGAAAACCTCTTCGCAAG GTCCAGAAAAGAGGGTGCCCTCTGGTCACTGACTTTGGCAAACTATATTCAGAATAGCAAATCGGTTGAAAGTCACATCACGAGTCTCTATGATAATGTGGAAAG TTTCTACCCTCTCTCAGAGCAGAATGTGAGCACTATCCATGTGCTGTGTCCGTATATGAATACTACAGAGAGAGAAGCACTAATCACTCTGTCCATTTCTGAATTACTCAACTGGCAGGAGAAAGCGCAAGACTGTGCTCAAA GTGTTTGGGCTTGTCTAGCAGTGTTGGACTGTTGCCTGCAGTCTGAAACTCCTGTTGAAGATGAGATTCTGCTGGCGGTTATGGCCACCATGCTCGAATGGCGGAACAGCAAAGAGGAATGGTTTCTCTTTAACag TGACCTCGGGAATGCAACTGCTGAACAGCTTGCCCTGCCTGTAGAGATGATGCGTTTCCTGTCTTGGATGGTGAAACATTCTCCCACAGTCCTCGGCAGCACTCATTGGGACTTCCTTCTCTGCTCTATGCTGGCCTGGCTGGAG aCTGCCAGTGAGTGCAGCAGGGCATTCTGGAACCCTTGTGTGCAACAGTTTGTGCAGGCTAACAGCGAGCTGATTGTCACACTGAATGAGTTCTTCACAGCACCACCTGCTGGTGTAATGGAGCAGCTGCCTCCTGATCTCAGCTTTGAATGGCAGGAGTTCTTCATGGAGGGAATCCACAATCTGCTGCTGCCTCTGTTGATCAAGATTCCTG CGGAGTTTTCTGAGCCAGATGAAGCAACGTTCCCAGTGGCTGTGGTGGAGGGGCTGGGTGAAGCTCTCCGGTATATTCCCATCCAGCTActcatacacaacaaactccCAGCTCGGTTTATTGCCGACCAGAGGAGCAACCTGCCTGATGCCCTGCAGACGCtgctgaacacactcacaccgcTGCTGCTGTTCAAGAGCCGGCCGCTGCAGCTGGCTGCCTACAACATTCTGCACAA gATAATGCCTTCACTACCAGAAAGCGACAATGAAAATGGCAGCACCAAATctgatgaagaggatgaagaagagcAGTCCTT GTCTCCGCCGGCTGCAGTTATGAGTATACTCACAGCTACGGAGGAGCTGGTGGAGAATATTTTGGGTAGTGTACAAGTGGGCGAGTTTGCTGTTGTGCAACCTCTCAGTATGGAGCACTGTTGCATCCTGGGATATCTGTTGGCCTGGAAACTTCTTCTCGTCTTCTTTAATGCTTCACCTTCCCAG CTGCGTGTTCAATACTGCCTGCATTTAAAGAAGACTCGTTCACTGCATAAGCTGCTGCCGCACCTGTTTCGACTCATGCCGGAGAACCCAGCACTGCCTGGACAACTAACAGAAACAGCCAGCAGGGACCCTAAAAGCTTCTTTACTGAGagcctttctctctccctgcaTC agaaagacagctTGCAGTTCGAGGTTCCACACTTGGCCTGCTCTGTGTACTACAGTGCTCTGAAGGACCTGCCTGCCATGGTGCGTCTGTGGTGGAACAGTCAGGAGAAGCGTGTGGTTAGCATTGTGGATAAATTCACCAGCAAGTATGTGAGCAGTGTGCTATCAGCACAGGAGATTGCCTCGGTGCAGTCCAGCACGCAGACATTCGACAGCATGACG gtcaaAGCTCGCACTGCCACACGAGAAGTGATAGCAACATACTCAGTGGATGATATTTTTATTGAGCTAGTGATCCAGCTGCCCCAGAACTACCCTCTGGGCTCTATTATTGTGGAGAGTGGCCGCAGGGTCGGAGTCGCAGTGCAGCAGTGGCGCAACTGGATGCTGCAGCTCAGCACCTACCTTACACACCAG aacgGCAGTATCATGGAGGGTCTCTCTCTTTGGAAGAACAACGTGGATAAACGGTTTGAGGGAGTGGAGGACTGCATGATCTGCTTCTCAGTCATTCACGGTTCCAACTATTCGCTTCCTAAAAAAGGCTGTCGCACCTGTAAGAAGAAATTCCACTCTGCTTGTCTT tataagTGGTTTACTTCAAGCAACAAGTCCACATGCCCCCTGTGTAGGGAGACCTTTTTCTAA
- the ltn1 gene encoding E3 ubiquitin-protein ligase listerin isoform X1 produces MGGKNKQRTKGNVRPSSSGRAAELLARGNGLVPGFVGFGVSTSKEPGYVPAVHGAEEIDNLVDADFRLVLRKLSKKDTVTKLKAVQEFGAMCQERDSDIVKGVLPYWPRIYCKISMDHDRRLREATQQAFEQLILKVKRNLAPYLKGLMGHWLIAQCDIHSPAASAANVAFQAAFPLNKQSEALSYCKDEVLTVLQDNLLKETADTLSDPQIVPEEERQAKYVRVLTSSLLALKKLLNSLSVSDREALSQRLVHIISQGKFWKYSKHNTPQVRGAFFKAVAALCELVPELIQTEAARASSAVLLSINDSDPVVLPPLWEAVLHIISSIQDCWSHVNAQKAVLPKLWALLREGGRGLATSLHPNMLPFISKLPGDVTEPKLDFCSTFLSSIIKGLSSERALVSPSERAAIVFATMESLRFLLLQNVGEDPEQRAIQNMLLSEQLIPLIDKALGSQALQSGPLFPEITEMLVSWEKRAVGNEATTFLRLLSDFWEGLGCICVQYVDREEQQVEQVVLQGIASLLQIMQNPDSYCTKQGKKKKSVKVCFSEEEVKVHAEENLSQTPDMETLKRQEKQQNSPLRSSHLLELVCQLAELNMVYVSERDSERHLRFLALLLQAFPKAEVFQGLLIPDDGKTEAELGTELTENPGIQFLLQRVMVWLEQDDRKDTDFLVDMLFSCLQCCGSNTEQTLVLNHITVDLKWGVILQIIEKACADAGCLEVCVGWFRGSVLGERVVRLASELCALGLKGSPSASPTLDQDNHSWRLISLALSQQHDDEPLIGKVYVEQIIERLRATLSEAKGMSDAGNMEPLVSFISDVAFNFFSSLKGCLLLAAAVELLLTIFQLCAQDQMLTHLSDPLREKLKHAYTAGVQSLVTHLGAGVTKGTILHSAAVWVKNQLLTSTLNVKSLQVLVQAVQSLTDTLASAQTTGSLLSQFICCLTPTSEEWAELREALPPQWVKRPLLYGRFKTICMNPGMEVWKVKALKTLPAHLCASALLGKIIFSAVSAHEQQEETDAVELSDPGHKAAEILYALQWCEEMEHCSPLVSEYHKILQDWDIVQKVHSNSCAVLENLFARSRKEGALWSLTLANYIQNSKSVESHITSLYDNVESFYPLSEQNVSTIHVLCPYMNTTEREALITLSISELLNWQEKAQDCAQSVWACLAVLDCCLQSETPVEDEILLAVMATMLEWRNSKEEWFLFNSDLGNATAEQLALPVEMMRFLSWMVKHSPTVLGSTHWDFLLCSMLAWLETASECSRAFWNPCVQQFVQANSELIVTLNEFFTAPPAGVMEQLPPDLSFEWQEFFMEGIHNLLLPLLIKIPAEFSEPDEATFPVAVVEGLGEALRYIPIQLLIHNKLPARFIADQRSNLPDALQTLLNTLTPLLLFKSRPLQLAAYNILHKIMPSLPESDNENGSTKSDEEDEEEQSLSPPAAVMSILTATEELVENILGSVQVGEFAVVQPLSMEHCCILGYLLAWKLLLVFFNASPSQLRVQYCLHLKKTRSLHKLLPHLFRLMPENPALPGQLTETASRDPKSFFTESLSLSLHQKDSLQFEVPHLACSVYYSALKDLPAMVRLWWNSQEKRVVSIVDKFTSKYVSSVLSAQEIASVQSSTQTFDSMTVKARTATREVIATYSVDDIFIELVIQLPQNYPLGSIIVESGRRVGVAVQQWRNWMLQLSTYLTHQNGSIMEGLSLWKNNVDKRFEGVEDCMICFSVIHGSNYSLPKKGCRTCKKKFHSACLYKWFTSSNKSTCPLCRETFF; encoded by the exons ATGGgtgggaaaaataaacaaaggacGAAAGGAAATGTTCGG CCTTCTAGCAGTGGCAGAGCTGCTGAACTGTTAGCTCGGGGAAATGGACTGGTCCCTGGGTTTGTTGGATTTGGGGTTTCGACCTCAAAAGAACCTGGATATGTTCCTGCGGTCCATGGTGCCGAGGAAATAGACAATCTGGTGGATGCTGATTTTCGGTTGGTTTTGAGGAAATTGTCCAAGAAAGATACAGTCACGAAACTGAAG GCTGTACAAGAATTTGGAGCTATGTGTCAAGAGCGTGACTCAGACATAGTCAAAGGGGTTCTTCCATACTGGCCGCGTATATATTGCAAAATATCAATG GATCATGATAGACGACTTCGAGAAGCCACACAGCAAGCATTTGAACAGCTGATTCTGAAAGTCAAGCGTAACCTCGCCCCATACCTTAAAGGATTAATGGGTCACTGGCTCATAGCACAGTGCGACATCCATTCTCCTGCTGCCTCTGCTGCTAATGTCGCCTTCCAGGCTGCTTTCCCGCTTAACAAACAGTCTGAGGCTCTCAGCTACTGCAAAGATGAAGTATTGACC GTGCTCCAAGACAATCTGCTCAAGGAAACAGCCGACACTCTAAGCGATCCACA GATTGTACCAGAGGAGGAGCGACAGGCAAAATACGTGCGTGTGCTGACCAGCTCGCTGCTGGCTCTCAAGAAACTGCTCAACTCTTTATCCGTGTCCGACCGGGAGGCTCTCAGCCAGCGGCTCGTTCACATAATCTCACAAGGGAAATTCTGGAAGTATAGCAAACATAACACCCCACAG GTCAGAGGGGCGTTTTTTAAAGCGGTAGCTGCGTTGTGTGAACTTGTGCCTGAACTTATTCAGACCGAAGCAGCTCGAGCTTCTTCTGCTGTACTCCTAAGTATCAACGACTCGGATCCTGTCGTGTTGCCGCCGCTTTGGgaagctgttctgcacattatCTCAAGTATACAG GATTGTTGGTCTCATGTAAACGCTCAGAAAGCTGTTCTGCCCAAGCTTTGGGCTCTGTTGAGAGAAGGAGGACGTGGTCTGGCAACCTCCCTCCACCCCAACATGCTTCCATTTATCAGCAAACTGCCAGGAGACGTCACTGAACCTAAACTAGATTTCTGTAGCACGTTCCTCTCTTCCATTATTAAAGG TCTTTCCAGTGAGCGTGCATTAGTCAGCCCATCAGAAAGAGCAGCCATTGTCTTTGCTACCATGGAGTCCCTTCGTTTTCTTCTGCTACAGAACGTGGGAGAGGATCCGGAGCAGCGAGCCATACAGAACATGCTCCTCTCAGAGCAA CTTATCCCTTTGATAGACAAAGCCCTTGGAAGCCAAGCATTGCAAAGCGGGCCTCTGTTCCCTGAGATCACAGAGATGCTAGTCTCATGGGAGAAGCGTGCAGTGGGAAACGAGGCCACCACTTTCCTCAGACTTCTGTCAGATTTCTGGGAGGGTTTAGGCTGCATCTGTGTACAATATGTGGATCGTGAGGAGCAGCAGGTTGAGCAGGTGGTGTTGCAAGGCATTGCTTCACTATTGCAGATCATGCAGAATCCAGACAGCTATTGCACCAAACaagggaagaaaaagaaatctgttAAGGTATGCTTCTCTGAGGAAGAGGTGAAAGTGCATGCAGAGGAAAACCTGAGCCAAACTCCAGACATGGAGACCTTAAAGAGGCAGGAGAAGCAGCAGAATTCTCCCCTGAGGAGCAGCCACCTGTTGGAGCTGGTCTGCCAGCTGGCTGAACTGAACatggtgtatgtgagtgagcgTGACTCAGAAAGGCACCTGCGCTTCCTGGCTTTATTGCTGCAGGCTTTCCCAAAGGCCGAAGTTTTCCAAGGGCTGCTCATACCAGATGATGGGAAGACAGAGGCGGAATTGGGGACTGAGTTGACAGAAAATCCAGGCATCCAGTTCCTCCTGCAGAGGGTGATGGTTTGGCTCGAGCAGGACGACAGGAAAGACACAGACTTCCTTGTGGACATGTTGTTCAGTTGTTTGCAATGCTGTGGCTCAAACACAGAGCAGACTCTTGTACTCAACCACATCACC gTGGACTTAAAATGGGGTGTTATTCTGCAGATAATTGAAAAG gcATGTGCTGATGCTGGGTGTTTGGAGGTATGTGTAGGATGGTTCAGAGGGTCTGTTTTAGGTGAGCGTGTGGTTAGACTGGCTAGTGAGCTGTGTGCTTTGGGGCTGAAAGGTTCTCCCTCTGCGTCACCTACCTTGGATCAAGATAACCACAGCTGGCGGCTCATTAGTCTGGCACTATCCCAACAACATGATGATG AGCCCCTAATAGGAAAGGTGTACGTAGAACAGATCATTGAGAGGCTTCGTGCTACACTGTCCGAGGCGAAGGGCATGTCTGATGCTGGCAACATGGAACCCCTGGTCTCCTTTATATCTGATGTAGCATTTAACTTCTTCTCATCATTAAAGGGCTGTTTACTGCTGGCTGCTGCTGTGGAGCTGCTGCTCACTATTTTCCAGCTTTGTGCTCAGGATCAGATGCTAACTCACCTTTCAG ACCCTCTGAGGGAGAAGCTGAAACATGCATACACAGCTGGGGTTCAGTCATTGGTTACGCACCTGGGGGCAGGTGTAACAAAGGGTACCATCCTCCACAGTGCGGCAGTGTGGGTTAAAAACCAACTACTCACCTCTACTCTCAATGTGAAAAG TCTGCAGGTTCTGGTACAGGCGGTGCAGAGCTTAACTGACACTTTAGCTTCTGCTCAGACAACCGGCTCTCTGCTGTCTCAGTTCATCTGCTGCCTTACTCCAACAAGTGAGGAGTGGGCCGAGCTTAGAGAAGCCCTACCACCTCAG TGGGTGAAGCGGCCTTTGCTGTATGGACGCTTTAAAACAATTTGCATGAATCCTGGCATGGAGGTGTGGAAGGTCAAGGCTTTAAAGACACTCCCTGCACACCTGTGTGCCAGTGCTCTGCTGGGTAAGATCATCTTCAGTGCAGTGTCAGCTCATGAGCAGCAGGAGGAGACAGACGCTGTCGAGCTTTCTGATCCTGGACACAAAG CAGCAGAAATTCTCTACGCACTGCAGTGGTGTGAAGAGATGGAACATTGCTCTCCGTTGGTGTCTGAATATCACAAAATTCTTCAAGACTGGGACATAGTTCAGAAAGTGCATTCAAACAGTTGTGCCGTTTTGGAAAACCTCTTCGCAAG GTCCAGAAAAGAGGGTGCCCTCTGGTCACTGACTTTGGCAAACTATATTCAGAATAGCAAATCGGTTGAAAGTCACATCACGAGTCTCTATGATAATGTGGAAAG TTTCTACCCTCTCTCAGAGCAGAATGTGAGCACTATCCATGTGCTGTGTCCGTATATGAATACTACAGAGAGAGAAGCACTAATCACTCTGTCCATTTCTGAATTACTCAACTGGCAGGAGAAAGCGCAAGACTGTGCTCAAA GTGTTTGGGCTTGTCTAGCAGTGTTGGACTGTTGCCTGCAGTCTGAAACTCCTGTTGAAGATGAGATTCTGCTGGCGGTTATGGCCACCATGCTCGAATGGCGGAACAGCAAAGAGGAATGGTTTCTCTTTAACag TGACCTCGGGAATGCAACTGCTGAACAGCTTGCCCTGCCTGTAGAGATGATGCGTTTCCTGTCTTGGATGGTGAAACATTCTCCCACAGTCCTCGGCAGCACTCATTGGGACTTCCTTCTCTGCTCTATGCTGGCCTGGCTGGAG aCTGCCAGTGAGTGCAGCAGGGCATTCTGGAACCCTTGTGTGCAACAGTTTGTGCAGGCTAACAGCGAGCTGATTGTCACACTGAATGAGTTCTTCACAGCACCACCTGCTGGTGTAATGGAGCAGCTGCCTCCTGATCTCAGCTTTGAATGGCAGGAGTTCTTCATGGAGGGAATCCACAATCTGCTGCTGCCTCTGTTGATCAAGATTCCTG CGGAGTTTTCTGAGCCAGATGAAGCAACGTTCCCAGTGGCTGTGGTGGAGGGGCTGGGTGAAGCTCTCCGGTATATTCCCATCCAGCTActcatacacaacaaactccCAGCTCGGTTTATTGCCGACCAGAGGAGCAACCTGCCTGATGCCCTGCAGACGCtgctgaacacactcacaccgcTGCTGCTGTTCAAGAGCCGGCCGCTGCAGCTGGCTGCCTACAACATTCTGCACAA gATAATGCCTTCACTACCAGAAAGCGACAATGAAAATGGCAGCACCAAATctgatgaagaggatgaagaagagcAGTCCTT GTCTCCGCCGGCTGCAGTTATGAGTATACTCACAGCTACGGAGGAGCTGGTGGAGAATATTTTGGGTAGTGTACAAGTGGGCGAGTTTGCTGTTGTGCAACCTCTCAGTATGGAGCACTGTTGCATCCTGGGATATCTGTTGGCCTGGAAACTTCTTCTCGTCTTCTTTAATGCTTCACCTTCCCAG CTGCGTGTTCAATACTGCCTGCATTTAAAGAAGACTCGTTCACTGCATAAGCTGCTGCCGCACCTGTTTCGACTCATGCCGGAGAACCCAGCACTGCCTGGACAACTAACAGAAACAGCCAGCAGGGACCCTAAAAGCTTCTTTACTGAGagcctttctctctccctgcaTC agaaagacagctTGCAGTTCGAGGTTCCACACTTGGCCTGCTCTGTGTACTACAGTGCTCTGAAGGACCTGCCTGCCATGGTGCGTCTGTGGTGGAACAGTCAGGAGAAGCGTGTGGTTAGCATTGTGGATAAATTCACCAGCAAGTATGTGAGCAGTGTGCTATCAGCACAGGAGATTGCCTCGGTGCAGTCCAGCACGCAGACATTCGACAGCATGACG gtcaaAGCTCGCACTGCCACACGAGAAGTGATAGCAACATACTCAGTGGATGATATTTTTATTGAGCTAGTGATCCAGCTGCCCCAGAACTACCCTCTGGGCTCTATTATTGTGGAGAGTGGCCGCAGGGTCGGAGTCGCAGTGCAGCAGTGGCGCAACTGGATGCTGCAGCTCAGCACCTACCTTACACACCAG aacgGCAGTATCATGGAGGGTCTCTCTCTTTGGAAGAACAACGTGGATAAACGGTTTGAGGGAGTGGAGGACTGCATGATCTGCTTCTCAGTCATTCACGGTTCCAACTATTCGCTTCCTAAAAAAGGCTGTCGCACCTGTAAGAAGAAATTCCACTCTGCTTGTCTT tataagTGGTTTACTTCAAGCAACAAGTCCACATGCCCCCTGTGTAGGGAGACCTTTTTCTAA